In a genomic window of Urocitellus parryii isolate mUroPar1 chromosome 11, mUroPar1.hap1, whole genome shotgun sequence:
- the LOC144249133 gene encoding PRAME family member 20-like has product MSVQSPPTLMELAGRSLLSDKSRAALDLEDLPIELFPPLFVENFWRMWSGAVVDTCSPEDIKKNRTLKLGPAMAAKQPFKVFIDLSLRKRPLDEFLTHLFLWVTQRRDRLHLCCNRLKIFGKPTSHTRKVLRLLQLDSIQKVEVHCTWAASSLAAFAPFLGQMRNLRKLLVSQVYVPAYTSQEEQEQLLTQLTSQFLRMDCLRKFCANAIFLLKGHLEQVLRHLKTPLKTLSITNCPLSDSDWNYLSRYPNTRQLRHLELRGTKLTDFSLEPLQILLESTATTLNSLDLEDCGITDSHLQTLLPALSRCSQLVILSFHGNCLSMSTLRNLLLHTARLSQLSVELYPTPVESYDVWGTIHPGRCSQLCAELTAIVRDFRQPNILVFCTVPCRRCGYKFMYNQGLTHCSCPTPA; this is encoded by the exons ATGAGCGTCCAGTCCCCACCCACGCTGATGGAGCTGGCAGGGCGCAGCCTGCTGAGCGACAAGTCCAGGGCTGCCCTGGATCTGGAGGACCTGCCcatagagctcttcccaccactctttgtggag AACTTCTGGAGGATGTGGTCTGGAGCCGTGGTTGACACCTGCTCACCAGAAGACATTAAGAAGAATCGAACATTGAAACTTGGTCCAGCAATGGCAGCTAAGCAACCTTTCAAGGTTTTCATAGACTTGAGCCTCAGAAAAAGACCCCTGGATGAATTCCTGACCCACTTGTTCCTGTGGGTcacacagagaagggacaggctgcACCTGTGTTGCAATAGGCTGAAGATCTTTGGGAAACCCACCAGCCacaccaggaaggtcctgagactgctgcagctggactctatccagaaggtggaagtgcacTGCACCTGGGCGGCCTCCAGCTTGGCTGCTTTTGCTCCTTTCTTgggccagatgaggaacctgaggaagctgcttgtctccCAGGTCTATGTGCCTGCCTACACCTCccaagaggagcaggagcagctgctCACTCAGCTCACCTCACAGTTCCTCAGGATGGACTGCCTGCGGAAGTTCTGTGCCAATGCTATCTTCCTCCTCAAGGGCCACCTGGAACAGGTGCTGAG GCACCTGAAGACCCCCCTGAAGACCCTCTCAATAACCAACTGCCCACTGTCAGATTCTGACTGGAATTATCTTTCCCGATATCCAAACACCAGACAGCTCAGACACCTGGAACTGAGGGGCACAAAACTGACCGATTTCAGTCTGGAGCCCCTCCAAATCCTGCTGGAGAGCACTGCAACCACCCTGAACAGCCTGGACCTGGAAGATTGTGGGATCACTGACTCCCACCTCCAGACtctcctgcctgccctgagccGCTGCTCCCAGCTTGTGATCTTGAGCTTCCATGGGAACTGCCTCTCTATGTCAACCCTGAGGAACCTGCTGCTTCACACTGCCAGGCTGAGCCAGTTGAGCGTAGAGCTGTACCCTACCCCTGTGGAGAGCTATGATGTCTGGGGtaccatccacccagggagatgCTCCCAACTCTGTGCTGAGCTGACAGCAATAGTGAGGGACTTTCGGCAGCCAAATATCCTTGTGTTCTGTACTGTCCCGTGTCGCCGTTGTGGCTACAAGTTCATGTATAACCAGGGCCTCACTCACTGCTCCTGTCCAACACCTGCCTAG